A window of the Scophthalmus maximus strain ysfricsl-2021 chromosome 8, ASM2237912v1, whole genome shotgun sequence genome harbors these coding sequences:
- the LOC118313026 gene encoding polyunsaturated fatty acid lipoxygenase ALOX15B-like, with product MATYQVTVFTTDFVYAATFNNVYIKLVGADHESDRSWLLNFKGALNFVKGAEACFTINCPASLGKLVLIELDKQRLPMFPDDDWFLSKVEVKSPEGHTYRFPIHQWITDSEVHRFREGTALRVYEDTNSLGLYARQQELKQRAEDYRWYAFKEGLPHCIEAENLSSLPCEVRFSFTKQTEFLFTAAAGLVELQLKGLDDCHEPWADIDNVDRVFCSRQTDISEYVQKHWKEDALFGNQYLNGVNPILIKRCKVLPDNFPVTDDMVFLCGQGSLAEEMKRGNIFLCDYKRLDGVQANTINGKRQYLMAPLVLLHKTPNDKLMPIAIQLRQTPADNNPIFNPADSCYDWLIAKIFVRSADFNEHQLNVHLLRTHLLAEVFAVSLLRNIPAVHPLYKLLVPHTRYTLQINYLARNLLISDKGVFSQFAASGGDAMFTILKKSLSAVTYSSLCLPEDIAERGVEDIPNYYYRDDGLRLWNIIHRFVDGVLRFFYKNDGEVEQDTELQKWIRDIFEHGFLSQVDTGIPRRFTTVGELIKFVTMVIFTCSGQHSAVNTGQYDFGGWMPNTPITLQCPPPTKKGTTSEDIMLRTFPYISTTVQGMSTMWLLSKQSSDFVPLGQYQEGHFSEEIPCNMIQAFQRELKLLSEAIKWRNKSLDIPYTYLDPAELENSVAI from the exons ATGGCGACCTACCAAGTGACAGTGTTCACTACAGATTTTGTTTATGCCGCCACTTTTAACAATGTCTACATTAAGTTGGTGGGCGCAGATCATGAGAGTGATCGCAGTTGGCTCCTGAATTTCAAAGGGGCTTTAAACTTCGTCAAAGGAGCA GAGGCTTGTTTTACTATCAACTGCCCTGCCTCCCTTGGAAAATTGGTTCTGATAGAGCTGGACAAGCAGCGTCTCCCAATGTTCCCAGATGACGATTGGTTCCTGTCTAAGGTGGAAGTGAAATCCCCTGAGGGACACACTTACCGGTTCCCCATTCACCAGTGGATCACTGACAGTGAAGTGCACCGCTTCAGAGAAGGAACAG ctCTGAGAGTTTATGAAGACACCAATTCTCTTGGCTTGTATGCCAGGCAGCAGGAGCTCAAGCAGCGAGCGGAGGACTATCG GTGGTATGCGTTTAAAGAGGGACTACCCCACTGCATAGAGGCGGAAAACCTCTCATCTCTGCCATGTGAGGTTCGGTTCTCCTTCACCAAGCAAACAGAGTTTCtcttcactgcagcagctgg GCTGGTGGAGCTGCAACTGAAGGGACTGGATGATTGCCATGAACCATGGGCTGATATTGACAATGTCGATCGGGTGTTCTGCTCCAGACAGACTGACATATCAG aataTGTCCAGAAACATTGGAAGGAGGATGCACTCTTTGGCAACCAGTATCTAAATGGTGTCAACCCCATATTGATCAAACGTTGCAAAGTCCTGCCAGACAACTTTCCTGTCACTGATGACATGGTCTTCTTATGTGGTCAGGGTAGCTTGGCAGAAGAAATGAAG AGAGGCAACATATTCCTGTGTGACTACAAGCGTTTGGATGGAGTACAAGCAAACACCATTAATGGGAAGAGGCAGTACTTGATGGCTCCCCTCGTCCTGCTCCACAAAACACCAAATGACAAGTTGATGCCAATCGCTATTCAG CTGAGGCAAACTCCAGCAGATAACAATCCAATCTTTAATCCTGCTGATTCTTGCTATGACTGGTTGATTGCCAAGATTTTTGTGAGAAGTGCAGATTTCAATGAGCATCAACTCAATGTTCACCTGCTGCGCACTCACCTGCTGGCTGAAGTCTTTGCAGTGTCACTGCTGCGCAACATTCCCGCGGTGCATCCACTGTACAAG CTCCTTGTACCTCACACTCGCTACACTCTGCAGATCAACTACCTTGCTCGAAATCTTCTAATATCTGACAAGGGAGTTTTCTCACAG TTTGCAGCCTCTGGTGGAGATGCTATGTTCACAATCCTGAAGAAATCACTGTCAGCAGTGACCTACAGCTCCCTCTGTTTACCAGAGGACATTGCTGAGCGTGGGGTGGAGGACATTCCAAACTACTACTACAGGGATGATGGACTCAGGCTTTGGAATATCATTCACAG GTTTGTGGACGGAGTACTCCGCTTCTTCTACAAGAATGATGGTGAGGTCGAGCAGGACACTGAGCTGCAGAAGTGGATTCGGGACATTTTTGAACATGGATTCCTTTCTCAAGTTGACACAG GAATTCCACGGAGATTCACCACCGTGGGTGAGCTGATCAAGTTTGTCACCATGGTGATCTTCACGTGCTCAGGTCAGCACTCAGCTGTGAACACTGGACAG TATGACTTCGGGGGCTGGATGCCCAACACTCCCATCACCCTGCAATGTCCTCCACCAACTAAAAAGGGAACAACAAGCGAAGACATTATGCTGCGTACATTCCCTTACATCAGCACAACCGTTCAGGGCATGTCCACCATGTGGCTGCTCAGCAAGCAGTCTTCTGACTTT GTCCCGCTTGGCCAATACCAAGAAGGTCATTTCAGTGAGGAGATTCCCTGCAACATGATACAGGCTTTTCAGAGAGAGCTCAAGTTGCTGAGTGAAGCCATCAAATGGAGAAACAAGAGTCTGGACATCCCATACACTTACCTGGATCCAGCGGAGTTAGAAAATAGTGTTGCTATTTGA